In the genome of Populus alba chromosome 11, ASM523922v2, whole genome shotgun sequence, one region contains:
- the LOC140956105 gene encoding cysteine-rich receptor-like protein kinase 10, translated as MFALKFSIFLLSFAALTEAKEITYVYDICSNTTTFETNSPYQANLNILLSSLAGNATRNDIKGFYNASTGHDVNEVYGLFLCRGDVSVEVCLKCVNLARNEVVQRCPIEKEAIIWYDKCFLRYSNINIFSSFSQTPSVALVNTQNITVNVKFNTRVVDSISDAAKEAASAPSGEKKFAAKNVTYTWEESLYVLVQCTPDLSKYDCNRCLNRTLYYLPIYITNKKGVRVLFPSCNFRYETYLFYNVAAVVAMSPPTLSTPVVPLPPSPGSIADGKGDGSKSMWIKVGAGLSAVIAVLFFSACTYTMRRRTNLRTAEEIGNIQEEQLLDLAGRATVGDDYSDKDIQGEVTSQDLPLIRLDVINEATKQFSDENKLGQGGFGPVYRGTLEDGKEVAVKRLSRTSGQGQREFLNEVVLIARLQHRNLVRLLGCCLEKNEKLLIYENGVLLDWQRRLSIINGIARGLLYLHEDSRLRIIHRDLKTSNILLDYEMNPKISDFGMARIFGGNQSEANTNRIVGTYGYMAPEYAMAGHFSVKSDVFSFGVLLLELISGKKNVVFHLSEEGESLLTFAWKLWSDGQGLELMDPMLEKSSVATEVLRCIHIGLLCVQDDPTDRPTMSSVLHMLASDTITLPIPKQPAFSIGRFVAMEGQSSNQKVCSVNELTFTVLSPR; from the exons ATGTTCGCTCTGAAATTCTCCATATTCCTGCTTTCCTTTGCAGCCCTCACGGAAGCAAAGGAGATCACTTACGTTTATGATATATGCTCAAACACAACCACTTTCGAAACAAACAGCCCGTATCAAGCCAATTTAAATATCCTTCTCTCTTCACTCGCCGGCAATGCAACCCGCAACGACATTAAAGGATTCTATAACGCCTCTACAGGACATGATGTTAATGAGGTCTATGGCCTCTTTCTTTGCCGTGGCGATGTTAGTGTCGAAGTTTGCCTAAAATGTGTGAACCTTGCAAGAAACGAAGTAGTCCAACGCTGTCCAATCGAGAAGGAGGCTATCATATGGTATGATAAGTGCTTCCTGCGCTACTCAAACATTAACATCTTCTCCAGCTTCAGCCAAACGCCTTCGGTTGCCTTGGTGAATACACAAAATATAACTGTTAATGTAAAATTTAACACGCGAGTGGTGGATTCTATATCTGATGCTGCTAAAGAAGCTGCAAGTGCGCCATCAGGTGAAAAAAAGTTCGCAGCTAAAAACGTTACTTATACGTGGGAAGAATCTCTATACGTTCTTGTGCAATGCACACCGGATCTATCTAAATATGATTGTAATCGGTGTCTTAACCGAACTCTCTACTACCTACCCATTTATATTACTAATAAGAAAGGAGTAAGAGTCTTGTTTCCAAGCTGTAATTTTCGATAtgaaacttatttattttacaacGTAGCTGCCGTCGTGGCCATGTCACCACCAACACTATCCACGCCAGTTGTTCCCCTCCCTCCATCTCCAGGCTCAATAGCAGATGGAAAAG GAGATGGAAGCAAATCGATGTGGATTAAAGTCGGTGCAGGCCTATCCGCAGTTATTGCTGTGCTATTTTTCAGTGCTTGCACTTACACCATGAGGAGAAGGACGAATCTGAGAACAG CAGAGGAAATAGGAAATATCCAAGAGGAACAATTACTCGACTTGGCAGGACGAGCAACTGTTGGGGACGACTATTCAGACAAAGATATTCAAGGAGAGGTGACATCCCAGGACCTCCCTTTGATCCGGCTAGATGTAATAAATGAAGCTACAAAGCAATTTTCTGATGAAAACAAACTTGGTCAAGGAGGGTTTGGCCCAGTTTACAGG GGTACGTTAGAGGATGGCAAAGAAGTTGCAGTTAAGAGGCTCTCAAGAACTTCTGGTCAAGGACAAAGAGAATTCCTGAACGAGGTCGTTTTAATCGCCAGATTACAACACAGAAATCTTGTCAGACTCCTGGGATGCTGTCTGGAAAAGAATGAAAAGTTACTTATCTATGA AAATGGAGTCCTGCTTGACTGGCAAAGACGCTTGAGCATTATCAATGGAATTGCACGGGGGCTCTTGTATCTTCATGAAGATTCTCGTCTTAGAATTATTCACAGGGATCTCAAAACAAGCAACATTTTGCTTGATTATGAGATGAATCCAAAGATATCAGACTTTGGAATGGCTAGGATTTTCGGTGGAAATCAAAGCGAGGCTAACACGAATAGAATTGTCGGAACTTA TGGATACATGGCCCCAGAGTATGCTATGGCGGGACATTTTTCTGTAAAATCAGATGTTTTCAGTTTCGGAGTGTTGCTGTTAGAGTTGATCAGTGGAAAAAAGAACGTTGTCTTTCATCTTTCAGAAGAAGGCGAAAGCCTTCTCACTTTT GCATGGAAACTGTGGTCTGATGGTCAAGGACTGGAATTGATGGACCCTATGCTAGAGAAATCAAGCGTAGCAACTGAGGTGCTGAGATGCATCCACATTGGACTGCTCTGCGTGCAAGACGATCCAACAGATAGACCCACAATGTCATCTGTGCTTCATATGTTGGCAAGTGATACCATAACACTCCCTATCCCTAAACAACCAGCATTTTCTATCGGCCGATTTGTTGCCATGGAAGGTCAATCCTCAAATCAGAAAGTTTGTTCTGTCAATGAATTAACCTTTACCGTTTTATCACCACGGTGA